The Gloeocapsopsis sp. IPPAS B-1203 genome contains a region encoding:
- the pstA gene encoding phosphate ABC transporter permease PstA — protein MATAEEITGRGKKINLTRSARSPFRSYFDFFMTILTGAFTILTIVPLAALVWDVARQGIGRLGIQSFTELPPPPGLEEGGFGNAILGTLITLGIAAAISVPFGVLAAVYLSEFGRGTRLAYGVKFATNVLAGVPAILAGLFAYTVVVLTTGGFSAFAGGVALSVVMMPIVVRATEEGLLLVPQEMRQAAIGVGATNFQTISRIVIPAALPSIATAVTLALARAGGEAAPLLFTALNNNFWSTDLWAPIATLPVLIYFYAIIPYKAQQEIAWAAALVLLGIVLIVSISSRLLARQRLQ, from the coding sequence ATGGCTACTGCTGAAGAAATAACCGGTAGAGGAAAGAAAATAAATTTAACTCGCTCAGCGCGATCGCCTTTCAGGAGTTATTTTGACTTTTTTATGACAATCCTGACTGGTGCTTTCACTATCTTGACAATCGTTCCGCTTGCTGCGCTGGTTTGGGATGTAGCACGACAAGGTATTGGTCGGCTAGGCATACAATCTTTTACTGAATTACCCCCACCTCCAGGACTAGAAGAAGGTGGCTTTGGTAATGCTATCCTTGGTACATTGATTACTCTCGGAATTGCTGCGGCAATCAGTGTTCCTTTCGGAGTCTTAGCTGCAGTTTACTTATCAGAATTTGGCAGAGGGACAAGGTTAGCTTATGGAGTCAAATTTGCAACCAACGTGTTAGCTGGAGTCCCAGCAATTTTGGCAGGCTTATTCGCATACACTGTTGTTGTCTTGACTACTGGGGGTTTTTCAGCCTTTGCAGGAGGCGTAGCGCTGTCAGTTGTTATGATGCCCATCGTGGTACGTGCAACTGAAGAAGGTTTGTTACTTGTTCCTCAAGAAATGCGCCAGGCGGCGATCGGAGTAGGTGCAACCAATTTTCAAACAATCAGCCGCATTGTGATCCCAGCAGCATTACCGTCTATCGCCACTGCCGTTACCTTAGCTTTAGCACGTGCTGGCGGAGAAGCAGCACCTTTATTATTCACAGCCTTGAACAATAATTTCTGGTCAACAGATCTTTGGGCACCGATTGCAACACTCCCTGTTCTCATTTACTTTTACGCAATTATTCCCTACAAAGCACAGCAAGAAATTGCTTGGGCAGCAGCTTTGGTGTTATTAGGCATAGTTTTGATTGTTAGTATTTCTTCGCGTCTATTAGCGCGGCAGAGACTTCAATAA
- the tilS gene encoding tRNA lysidine(34) synthetase TilS: protein MAKCSNWSLLHAKIHRILRSRCLLPRYQRILVAVSGGQDSLCLAKLLLDLQPKWEWHLGIAHCNHQWRSDAAANATYVSQLAQWWNIPFYSETTDCKLHSEAAAREWRYQTLSAIAQKNNYSHIVTGHTASDRAETLLYNLIRGSGADGLQALTWHRPLTAEIILVRPLLEITRVETAQFCQEMQLQVWEDSTNQNLKYARNRIRQELLPYLYQFNPKVEHNLAQTAEILQAEVEYLESAAQQLQQNATVTTNEATIQLNCLVLRTAPLALQRRVIRRVLQQTLETAPSFEHIEKVVVLIAAPNGSQSDPLPGGAIAQVKNGSIWIYTNLAPQVSG from the coding sequence ATGGCTAAATGCTCAAATTGGAGTTTGTTACACGCGAAAATACATCGGATATTGCGATCGCGTTGTCTTTTGCCACGCTACCAACGCATACTTGTTGCTGTGTCAGGAGGGCAAGATTCGCTATGCTTAGCCAAATTACTTCTAGACTTACAACCCAAGTGGGAGTGGCACTTAGGTATTGCCCACTGTAACCATCAATGGCGTAGTGATGCCGCAGCAAATGCAACTTATGTATCCCAGCTTGCCCAGTGGTGGAATATACCGTTTTACAGTGAAACTACTGATTGCAAATTACACAGTGAAGCAGCCGCTAGAGAATGGCGCTATCAAACCTTAAGCGCGATCGCCCAAAAAAACAACTATAGTCATATTGTCACAGGTCATACGGCAAGCGATCGCGCCGAAACGCTACTTTATAACTTAATTCGCGGTAGTGGTGCTGATGGCTTGCAAGCACTCACATGGCACCGCCCACTAACAGCAGAAATTATCTTAGTGCGTCCTTTATTGGAAATAACCCGAGTTGAAACTGCACAATTTTGTCAGGAAATGCAACTGCAGGTTTGGGAAGATTCAACTAACCAAAACCTCAAATATGCAAGGAATCGGATTCGTCAAGAACTGCTACCATATTTGTATCAATTCAATCCTAAAGTCGAGCACAATTTAGCTCAGACGGCAGAAATTTTACAAGCAGAGGTAGAATACCTAGAATCAGCGGCTCAACAACTCCAGCAAAATGCAACAGTAACGACCAATGAAGCAACTATTCAGCTCAATTGTCTTGTCTTACGTACTGCACCGCTAGCGTTGCAACGTCGCGTCATCCGTCGAGTTTTGCAACAAACGCTGGAAACGGCTCCTAGCTTTGAACACATCGAAAAAGTTGTTGTTTTGATTGCAGCCCCTAACGGTTCTCAAAGCGATCCTTTACCTGGAGGAGCGATCGCCCAAGTTAAAAATGGCTCGATATGGATTTACACAAATTTAGCACCCCAAGTAAGTGGGTAA
- a CDS encoding DUF3352 domain-containing protein: MLKKSDRVLPAVIITGCLVGVTAATYWVLTQQNRLTEMPVGANIVPQEALLTISVSTDENQWQQLRQFGTVQTQAELEKNFRQWRDRLLTAYGYNYQRDIQPWIGKEATIAFLPPEINTNTTTNPAPTNQNQALLMVLPIADQAAAQQVWESKSQTQNKWISRNYKGTQIQETPATGNTNYSAAVLDQRFIVVSDHSQATEKAIDTYQNGLSLAKVPGYITAISKIAQPNRFAQVYLNVPIAARVAQANPAQTAIPQSLARLKENQGLASTITIEPEGLRFRSISWLNPNSQRLHRVENSAGQMQQRLPSETFMMLSGGNLQQLWQDYVTSSQSNPLAPFPPENLRAGFKSLTGLDLDRDLLGWMNSEFSLAIVPASTQAQQDFMLSLVLMIETRDRAAANKSFQQLEQVLQSRYQFKTQETQLGNNTVTNWIAPFGTLTATRGWLDNNVAFITLGAPIVERLLPQPTKNLASTTQFQNTVPQLNPNNGQFFLDINPTVKALPLPQLIPGQNILLEATRSIGGTAAVSDERSIRYDIFVSLEKEKSQSQSSENRENILTTSY; the protein is encoded by the coding sequence ATGTTAAAAAAAAGCGATCGCGTTTTACCCGCTGTCATTATTACAGGCTGCTTAGTTGGCGTCACAGCAGCGACTTATTGGGTATTAACTCAACAAAATAGATTAACAGAGATGCCTGTGGGAGCAAACATTGTCCCTCAAGAGGCATTACTCACAATATCAGTCTCTACAGATGAAAATCAGTGGCAACAATTGCGTCAATTTGGCACAGTGCAAACGCAAGCCGAATTAGAAAAGAATTTTAGGCAGTGGCGCGATCGCTTACTCACTGCCTATGGTTACAATTACCAGCGAGACATTCAACCCTGGATTGGTAAAGAGGCAACAATCGCTTTTTTGCCTCCTGAAATCAATACCAATACAACTACTAACCCTGCGCCAACGAATCAAAACCAAGCTCTACTGATGGTGTTACCAATCGCCGATCAAGCAGCTGCGCAGCAAGTCTGGGAATCAAAATCTCAAACTCAAAATAAATGGATCTCGCGTAACTATAAAGGCACTCAAATTCAAGAAACGCCAGCTACAGGGAACACAAACTATTCAGCAGCTGTTCTCGATCAACGCTTTATCGTTGTGAGTGATCATTCTCAAGCAACTGAAAAAGCAATTGATACTTATCAAAATGGGCTATCTCTAGCAAAAGTACCAGGGTATATAACAGCAATCAGTAAGATTGCTCAACCAAATCGCTTTGCCCAAGTCTATCTCAATGTACCGATCGCAGCGAGAGTCGCTCAAGCTAATCCGGCACAGACTGCAATTCCCCAAAGTTTAGCTCGCCTCAAAGAAAATCAAGGGCTAGCTAGTACAATTACGATAGAACCAGAGGGATTAAGATTTAGAAGTATTTCTTGGTTAAATCCGAACAGCCAACGCCTGCATCGAGTAGAAAATAGTGCAGGTCAGATGCAGCAACGCTTACCATCTGAAACATTTATGATGCTTTCTGGTGGTAATTTACAACAACTGTGGCAAGACTACGTTACATCCTCACAATCAAATCCCTTAGCGCCGTTTCCACCAGAAAATTTACGTGCAGGCTTTAAATCATTGACCGGTTTAGACTTAGATCGAGATTTACTCGGCTGGATGAACAGTGAGTTCTCTCTGGCAATTGTGCCTGCATCAACGCAAGCGCAACAAGATTTTATGCTTTCATTAGTACTAATGATCGAGACACGCGATCGCGCAGCCGCCAACAAATCATTTCAACAGCTAGAGCAAGTACTACAAAGTCGCTATCAATTCAAAACTCAAGAAACACAGTTAGGTAACAACACAGTCACTAATTGGATCGCACCATTTGGTACTCTAACAGCTACTCGTGGTTGGTTAGATAACAACGTCGCGTTTATCACTTTAGGCGCTCCTATCGTTGAACGTCTGCTACCACAACCTACAAAAAACTTAGCGAGTACAACACAATTTCAAAATACTGTTCCTCAACTCAATCCTAACAACGGTCAGTTTTTCCTAGATATTAATCCTACTGTTAAGGCTTTACCTTTGCCACAGCTAATTCCTGGACAAAACATTTTGCTAGAAGCAACACGCTCAATAGGAGGAACTGCTGCTGTTAGTGATGAGCGCAGTATTCGTTACGATATTTTTGTTTCATTAGAAAAAGAAAAGTCTCAAAGCCAAAGTTCCGAAAACAGAGAAAATATTTTGACAACGAGTTATTAA
- the ccsB gene encoding c-type cytochrome biogenesis protein CcsB — translation MNLVLLQNWLDNASFAILFMTMLLYWTGAAFPRMSYLPALGTAGMAIANLCIATLLGARWLEAGYFPISNLYESLFFLTWGITAVHLIAENNTRSRLVGVVTTPVAMGISAFAALTLPNDMQSAAPLVPALKSNWLMMHVSVMMISYAALMVGSLLAIAFLVVTRGQKVALQGSSVGTGGYRNNGYVLHKAGEVTPTEINLDNSVAAFQSNGSSTAVIEAVKTIPTPNPTHSEPLSPQRLSLADTLDNISYRVIGLGFPLLTIGIIAGAVWANEAWGSYWSWDPKETWALITWLVFAAYLHARITRGWQGRRPAILAATGFVVVWVCYLGVNLLGKGLHSYGWFF, via the coding sequence ATGAATCTCGTTTTACTACAAAATTGGTTAGATAATGCTTCCTTTGCAATTTTATTTATGACAATGTTGCTCTATTGGACAGGAGCAGCCTTTCCACGAATGAGCTATCTTCCAGCTTTAGGAACAGCTGGTATGGCGATCGCTAACTTGTGTATTGCGACTCTACTAGGAGCAAGATGGTTAGAAGCGGGTTATTTTCCCATTAGTAATTTGTATGAATCTTTGTTTTTCCTAACTTGGGGCATTACAGCAGTTCATTTAATTGCTGAAAATAATACTCGCAGTCGTTTAGTCGGTGTGGTGACAACACCTGTCGCGATGGGGATTTCTGCTTTTGCAGCACTGACATTACCAAATGATATGCAATCAGCTGCGCCCTTAGTACCAGCGCTTAAGTCCAATTGGTTGATGATGCACGTTAGTGTGATGATGATTAGCTATGCAGCCTTAATGGTAGGCTCTCTCCTTGCTATAGCTTTTCTTGTTGTTACTCGCGGTCAAAAAGTTGCCCTTCAAGGTAGTTCAGTTGGTACGGGTGGTTATCGTAACAACGGTTATGTTTTGCACAAAGCTGGTGAAGTCACGCCAACCGAAATTAATTTAGATAACTCTGTTGCGGCTTTTCAAAGTAATGGCAGCAGCACCGCAGTTATCGAGGCAGTAAAAACAATTCCAACTCCAAATCCTACTCATTCAGAACCCTTATCACCTCAGCGCCTCAGCTTAGCAGACACGCTTGACAATATTAGCTATCGCGTCATTGGTTTAGGATTTCCGTTGCTCACAATTGGGATTATTGCGGGTGCAGTTTGGGCAAACGAAGCTTGGGGTTCTTACTGGAGTTGGGACCCAAAAGAAACTTGGGCGCTGATTACATGGCTAGTATTCGCGGCTTATCTTCATGCAAGAATTACTCGTGGTTGGCAAGGACGCCGCCCAGCAATTCTAGCTGCAACTGGCTTTGTTGTCGTTTGGGTTTGCTATCTCGGTGTTAATCTCTTGGGTAAAGGTCTACATTCTTACGGTTGGTTTTTCTAA
- the pstC gene encoding phosphate ABC transporter permease subunit PstC, giving the protein MSSLAEHPHRSQSLEKRVDTVQIANQSFYWLAVIGAVGIGAVLLWIAVQIGISAWPAIQSYGIQFLTTTTWDPVRNVYGALPQIYGTLVTAAIALVIAIPVGIGVAVFLSEDFLPNSVRTPIALAIELIAAVPSVVIGLWGIFVLIPFLRPFYSFLYDNFSWIPLFSTPPRGNSLLTLGLVLSVMILPTIIAISRGSLIALPRDLRQGALALGATRWETILRVLIPAAFSGIVGSIMLALGRAMGETMAAAMLVGNSNQITPSLLAPGATIASLIASQFGEAGREQVAALLYSGLILMILTLIVNILAEVIIQKFQNVE; this is encoded by the coding sequence ATGAGTTCACTAGCTGAACATCCACACAGAAGTCAATCTTTAGAAAAGCGAGTTGACACAGTACAAATAGCTAACCAAAGCTTTTATTGGTTAGCCGTAATCGGTGCTGTAGGGATAGGTGCAGTTTTACTTTGGATTGCTGTGCAAATTGGAATAAGTGCTTGGCCTGCTATCCAAAGTTACGGCATACAATTTCTAACTACAACAACCTGGGACCCCGTTCGTAACGTATACGGAGCGCTACCGCAAATTTATGGTACTCTCGTTACAGCGGCGATCGCCCTTGTCATTGCTATTCCTGTAGGTATTGGTGTAGCAGTCTTTTTGAGTGAAGATTTTCTGCCAAATTCTGTCAGAACTCCAATTGCCTTAGCAATCGAGTTAATTGCTGCTGTACCAAGTGTGGTAATTGGACTATGGGGCATTTTTGTCTTGATTCCGTTTCTGCGCCCCTTCTATAGCTTTCTTTACGACAACTTTAGTTGGATTCCCTTATTTAGCACACCTCCTAGAGGCAACAGTCTTTTGACATTAGGTCTTGTTTTGTCAGTAATGATTTTGCCGACAATTATCGCAATTTCAAGAGGAAGTTTAATTGCGCTTCCACGCGACTTACGCCAAGGTGCTTTAGCGTTGGGCGCGACACGCTGGGAAACAATCTTACGAGTTTTAATTCCTGCGGCTTTTTCTGGCATTGTTGGTTCAATTATGCTGGCGCTTGGTCGTGCTATGGGTGAAACAATGGCAGCTGCGATGCTCGTAGGTAACTCAAACCAAATTACCCCTTCACTGCTTGCTCCTGGTGCAACAATCGCTTCTTTAATTGCTTCTCAATTTGGCGAAGCTGGTCGAGAGCAAGTAGCTGCTTTGCTATATAGCGGTCTCATTCTGATGATTTTGACGCTGATTGTAAATATTCTTGCTGAGGTAATCATCCAGAAATTTCAAAACGTTGAGTAA
- the pstS gene encoding phosphate ABC transporter substrate-binding protein PstS: MPLQISKSKAFIAPLAALALGLAACGQQTTTTPGTGTSPAAEQGPSANISGAGASFPAPLYQRWFTEYNRNVNQGVQVSYQSVGSGSGLEQYINGTVDFAASDAPIQGDRLASFQQKYNAEPIQVPMAAGAVPLAYNLPEIEGQELRLSREAYCGIVTGQVTRWNDPLIAQANPNLNLPDREIIFARRSDGSGTTFIFVNHIDSACPNWQAGVGTSVDWPVGVGAQGNEGVAAQIQQNEGTIGYIEYAYAKLNEIPTAVLENASGEYVAATPESAGAVFDGVEIPDDFALLVPDPENPAAFPIAGLTWIMVYPTYDDANKWQAMRNVFEWSLTEGRPIAEELGYIPMPESVVERIRQVFDERVKAG; encoded by the coding sequence ATGCCGTTACAAATTTCTAAGTCAAAAGCCTTTATTGCACCTTTAGCTGCTTTAGCTTTAGGTCTAGCTGCCTGTGGACAACAAACAACTACCACTCCTGGTACAGGGACAAGCCCAGCAGCAGAACAAGGTCCTAGTGCCAATATTAGCGGTGCTGGTGCTAGTTTCCCCGCGCCTTTGTATCAGCGATGGTTCACAGAATATAACAGAAATGTCAATCAAGGCGTACAAGTCAGCTACCAATCAGTAGGTAGCGGCTCAGGTCTAGAGCAATACATTAATGGCACAGTCGATTTTGCGGCGAGTGATGCTCCAATTCAGGGCGATCGCCTGGCGTCTTTCCAGCAAAAGTACAATGCTGAGCCAATTCAAGTGCCAATGGCTGCGGGTGCTGTACCCCTTGCTTATAACTTGCCAGAAATTGAAGGACAAGAATTAAGACTTTCGCGCGAGGCCTACTGTGGGATTGTTACAGGACAAGTGACTCGGTGGAATGATCCGCTCATTGCTCAGGCTAACCCCAATTTAAATCTACCAGACAGAGAGATTATCTTTGCCCGTCGTTCTGATGGTAGTGGTACTACATTTATTTTTGTCAATCACATAGATAGTGCTTGTCCCAACTGGCAGGCTGGAGTTGGCACATCAGTTGACTGGCCCGTAGGAGTCGGTGCTCAAGGTAACGAGGGTGTGGCTGCTCAAATTCAGCAAAATGAAGGTACAATCGGCTACATTGAGTACGCTTATGCCAAGCTGAATGAAATTCCTACAGCAGTGCTAGAAAATGCATCAGGTGAGTATGTGGCAGCTACCCCTGAGTCTGCTGGTGCTGTGTTTGACGGTGTAGAAATCCCTGATGATTTTGCCTTACTTGTACCAGATCCAGAAAACCCAGCAGCTTTTCCTATTGCTGGATTGACTTGGATTATGGTGTATCCTACCTATGATGATGCCAACAAGTGGCAAGCGATGCGGAATGTATTTGAGTGGTCTTTAACCGAAGGCAGACCAATTGCCGAAGAGTTAGGTTACATTCCCATGCCAGAGAGTGTCGTAGAGCGTATCCGCCAAGTGTTTGACGAAAGGGTTAAAGCTGGCTAG